In a single window of the Nicotiana tomentosiformis chromosome 10, ASM39032v3, whole genome shotgun sequence genome:
- the LOC138900191 gene encoding uncharacterized protein, which produces MRIKERADYVVMKCHECEDMTKSMFFASVMTFVRQKPSRNVEQDEIFRKVKSLEQSLKNMQGIGSQVSAAYKDLYLFPDVQLPARFKMPKFDLYDEHGDPVAHLRGFCSKMRGAGRKDELLMAYFSESLSGAALEWYTRQDASRWREQAAWVNLPMEEDEMVEYFLQALEPTYFGHLISTIGKSFNDVVKMGGMVEEGLKSSKIMSYSAIKATTQAIQSGTGSLLGKKKKDDAAMFVRLTIRPPQYHVHHAQSYAQPPPYPQWRALTPQNPYPPQQPYRNPTGPSFRSRPNYRKERQQRKETFTPLGESYTSLLQRLRQLDVLRPIEPKTTNPPPRNLDYYLRCAYCSDAPGHDTEKCWHLKRAIQELIDTNQIVVQSLMAPNINQNPLPAHEETHMIEIVHKDGEPKNSSKSVMMIRASESNLVKAPDSAKAMPLTVEGVSEKLSMLNVKPSVLVVKGPPIDVEANREKQKVIVPGVPGKPVVIVEGARITPVIIKPVTQLPMVDTKDVPWNYKHVIVTYKGKEVEEEVNENEGLTRSGRCFTPEELRKAKPFKDGHIPVPKKRLKSS; this is translated from the exons atgaggattaaagagagagctgattatgttgtaatgaaatgccatgaatgtgaagacatgaccaagtctatgttttttgcttctgtGATGACATTCGTTCGACAG aaaccatcccggaacgtggagcaggatgagatattcaggaaagtgaagagtctagaacaatctttgaagaacatgcaagggataggaagccaagtaagtgCGGCTTACAAGGATTTATACTTATTCCCTGATGTCCAACTGCCCGCTAGGTTCAAGATGCCGAAGTTTGACCTGTACGATGAACATGGAGATcccgtggcccatttgagaggctttTGCAGCAAGATGAGAGGCGCTGGTAGGAAAGACGAATTATTAATGGCGTATTTCAGTGAGAGTCTGAGTGGGGCGGCTTTGgaatggtacacccgccaagacGCTAGCAG atggagagaacaagctgcatGGGTCAATCTTCCaatggaagaagatgagatggtcgagtactttcttcaagccttAGAACCTACTTAttttggccatttgatctcaactataggtaagtccttcaacgatgtggtaaagatgggaggaatggtggaagaAGGACTCAAGTCAAGTaagatcatgagctactccgccataaaagcaaccacacaggcaattcaaagtggcaccggaagcctgttaggcaaaaagaagaaagatgatgcCGCTATGTTTGTTCGCCTTACCA tcagaccaccccaataccatgttcaccatGCACAGTCATATGCGcaaccccctccttacccgcaATGGCGTGCTCTAACTCCACAAAATCCTTATCCACCCCAACAACCATACCGAAACCCTACTGGTCCAAGCTTTCGATCAAGGCCGAATTATAGAAAAGAGAGGCAGCAGCGaaaagaaaccttcacccctcttggagagtcGTATACCAGTTTGCTTCAAAGGTTGAGACAGTTGGACGTTTTGAGGCCGATTGAGCCAAAGACAACAAATCCACCTCCAAGGAACCTTGATTATTACCTCAGATGTgcatattgttctgatgccccagggcacgacacagagaagtgttggcatttgaagagggcgatccaagagcttattgatacaaatcaaattgtggtccaGAGCTTGATggcgccaaacatcaaccaaaatcctttgccggcccatgaagagacacatatgattgagatagttcataaggatggggagcccaagaattcttccaagtctgtcatgatgatCCGGGCTAGCGAAAGTAATCTAGTTAAAGCTCCAGATTCTGCAAAAGCAATGCCCCTGACAGTTGAAGGGGTGTCGGAGAAGCTAAGCATGCTCAACGTGAAGCCATCTGTATTGGTTGTGAAAGGGCCTCCGATTGATGTTGAAGCGAACCGGGAAAAGCAAAAAGTGATCGTACCAGGGGTCCCGGGCAAGCCTGTCGTAATCGTGGAAGGGGCTCGTATTACCCCTGTTATTATTAAGCCAGTGACCCAGTTACCAATGGTTGACACAAAGGACGTCCCGTGGAATTACAAACATGTGATAGTAACATataaagggaaagaagtagaggaagaagtcaatgaaaACGAAGGACTGACTCGTTCTGGGAGATGTTTTACCCCAGAAGAACTGAGGAAAGCCAAGCCATTCAAGGATGGCCACATCCCAGTACCAAAGAAGAGGCTGAAGAGTtcctga